The DNA window GCCGAAGGAAAGGCCGGACTCCGCGCGTATTTCGCCGAGTTGACCGCCGCGCGCCGCCGCCACCCCGGCGGCGACCTGCTCAGCGCCCTGGCCGCGGTGCGCGAGGACGGCGAGTTCCTGGACGCCCGCGAGGTCGCGGTGATGGGCATGCTCCTGCTCGTCACCGGCCACAACACCAGCGCCCACCAGATCAGCAACATCATCTACACCCTGCTCACCCACCCGGAGCAGCTGGCCCGCCTGCGGGCCCGTCCCGAGCTGCTGCCGGCCGCCATCGAGGAGCTCCTGCGCTTCATCCCGTACCGGCAGGGGGTGGGCATCCCCCGCCAGGCCACGGAGGACGTGGAGCTGGACGGCGTCACCATCCGCGCGGGCGAGACCGTCCACGTCTCGTACCTCGCCGCCAATCGCGACGAGCTCGTCTACGACCGCCCCGACGAGCTGGACCTCGAGCGGCAGGACGCGCCCGCCCACCTCACCTTCGGCCACGGCACGCACCACTGCCTCGGAGCCCGGCTGGCGCGCATGGAGCTCCAGGTCGCCATCGGCACGCTGCTCACCCGCTTTCCCGACCTGCGCCTGGCCGTTCCGGCGGAGGAGGTGCGGTGGAACACCGGTTCGATCTGGCGGTTCCCCCTCGCCTTGCCCGTCGCCTGGTAGAGCACCCGGCGCAGCGCACCGACGGGGCGCCCGGCCCACCGCCCGCGCAGGGCGGCGGAGCCGGCGCCCGGTAAGTCCACCGGTCAGTCCCCTGGACCGGTAAGTCCCTGGTAAGGAGGCAGTCATGGCTACGCTCTGCCGACCGGCCATCGCCGTACCCGAGCACGTCATCACCATGGAGGAGACCCTGCAGCTGGCTCGGACGCTGCACGCCGACCACCCTCAGCTGCCGCTGGCCCTGCGGCTGATCGGCAACACCGGAGTCCAGACCCGGCACATCCTCCAGCCCATCGAGCACACCCTCAAGCACCCCGGCCTCACCTGGCGCAACAACCTCTACGAGACCGAGGCCAAGGCCCGGGTTCCCGAAGTCATCCGGCGGGCCCTGGAGCACGCCGAACTGACCCCGCGCGAAATCGACTTGATCGTGTACGTCTCGTGCACCGGCTTCATGATGCCGTCCATGACCGCCTGGATCATCAACACCATGGACTTCCCGGTCACCACCAGACAGCTGCCCATCGCCCAGCTCGGCTGTGCCGCGGGCGGCGCCGCCATCAACCGCGCGCACGACTTCTGCACCGCATACCCCGGCGCCAACGCCCTCATCGTGGCCTGCGAGTTCTGCTCGCTGCTCTACCAGCCCACCGACCTCGGTGTCGGCAACCTCCTGTCCAACGGCCTCTTCGGCGACGCCCTCGCCGCGGCCGTGGTGCGCGGGGAGGGCGGCGAAGGCGTGCGCCTGGAGCGCAACGGCTCCCACCTGGTGCCGGACACCGAGGACTGGATCTCCTACGCGGTCCGCGACACCGGCTTCCACTTCCTGCTCGACAAGCGGGTCCCGGGCACGATGGCCATGCTCGCCCCCGCCATGCGCGACATGGCCGAACCCCACGACTGGAACGTCTCCGAGCTCGACTTCTACATCGTCCACGCGGGCGGGCCGAGGATCCTCGACGACCTGTGCAAGTACCTCGACCTCGCGCCCGAGTGGTTCCGCTACAGCAGGGCCACGCTCACCGAGCGGGGCAACATCGCCAGCGCCGTCATCTTCGACGCGCTGGAGCGCCTGTGGGCCGACGGCGGCGTGCCGCACGACGCCCGGGGCATCATCGCCGGCTTCGGCCCCGGCATCACCGCCGAGATCTCGCTGGGCACGTGGAGCAGCGGGGCGGGCGGCGGCGAGAGGGAGGGGCAGGCGCCGGGCCGCCCGATGCCGCAGCCCGCGTAACCGGCCTCCGGTCGGTTCGATCGGGCCGGTCGAGCCGGTCGGCCGGGCCGCTCCCGTCGCCCGGTGCCCGCTGCCTGAGCCCCCGCCCGGTGCCCGTCAGAGGTCGAATTCGGCCGGGTTGATGCCCAGCGCGAAGCACGCCTCGCGGACGACGGCCTGCTCGGTCTTGTCGAAGTCCCCGTCGGCGCCGCCGATGACGATGCCGATCTGAACGACCGCACGGGCCTCGGTCGGCTTCTTCTGCACCTTGCCGATGGTCTGCATCACGCTGACCTTGCCGAAGTCGAAGTCGGCCGTGAGCTTCTGGCAGTAGTCGTTGAAGCGGGCCTGCAGATCGTCGGCGGGGAAGTTCTGCAGCACCTCGTTGGTGGCGATCAGCGAGGCGACGCGCTGCCGCTCCGAGGCGTCGATCGAGCCGTCGGCGGCCGCAACCAGAGCGCACATGGCCATGCTCGCGTCACGGAACGCGCCGCTCTTCAGCTCGTTCTTCTTCGCCACCAGCTGACCCTGCATCGTCGTCGCGGAGTCCTTGAGCCGGTCCCAGAGCGCCATTTGCCGTTTCTCCTCATACATAACGGGGGTGTACGGGGAGAACGGGGGAGAGGGGTACGGAAGTTCCCAAAGTGACATAACAGCGAGAGAAGTGGCGCGAAAGGTTCGTTACGAAGGAGCGAGGCTCGTTACGAAGAAGCGAGCGGATCCAGGTGCAGCGGCTGCACCTTGCCCTCCATCATCGCGCCGAGCCCGAGCACCGCGCAGACGTCCGGCTGGTCGGCGATGCGCACGGTCATCCCCGTCGCATCGGCGATCATCCGGTCCAGGCCCGGCAGCACCGCGCTGCCGCCCGCGAGCATCACCCCGCGGTCGACGAGGTCCGCCACGAGGTCGGGCGGGCAGGAGCGCAGCACGCGGCCGATAGCGTCCAGCACGGCCGTGAGCGGCGTGTGCATCACCTCGCGGACGTCGGCCGTGCTCACCATGACCGTACGGGACAGGCCCGTCGCCACGTCCCGGCCGCGGACCTCCGCGCTCTCCTCCATGGGGTCCGCGGCGAGTGCCAGATGCAGCGGGTGCAGCCCCTGCGTGGGCAGCATCAGCTCGTGGCGGCTGCGCAGGTGCTCGACGACCGCGTAGTCCATGGCGTCCCCGCCCACCAGCACCTTCTCCGCCGCCACGATCGCCCCCAGCGACAGCACGGCCACCTGGGTGGAGGCCGCCCCGCACACCACGATCATCGTCGCCTCGGGCAGCTCGACGGGCTGCCCGCAGCCCACGGCGGCGGCGATGAGCGTGTCGACCAGCTCCACCCGGCGCGTCCCCAGCCCCATCAGGGTCTCGACGGCCGCGCGACGGGCGAGCGGATCCGCGTCGTGCGGGATGCAGACCGCGGCGCGCAGCATCGGCTTGCGCCGCCAGGCGCGGCGCACCTTGTCGCTGACGAGGTTGCGGAGCATCCGCTGCGCCATCTCGACGTCGACGACGGTGCCGCCGGACACCG is part of the Streptomyces roseifaciens genome and encodes:
- a CDS encoding cytochrome P450, which translates into the protein MTTSESVWTCPFRHDEALEFDPFLARLRSEPPVTRIPMPRGDGAGDATEDGPGGSAAPGAGGPAPGTAWLVTGHRHVRAVTADRRFSRAALIGRGLPPVTPDLVDHAESINLMDPPAHSRLRGLMATAFGDRQVEELRPRTRRTVEGLLDAMADHGSPADVSDWLAAPLPLNTVFELLDVPGPDRAPLRRWATAMMSPGTPDCAAAAEGKAGLRAYFAELTAARRRHPGGDLLSALAAVREDGEFLDAREVAVMGMLLLVTGHNTSAHQISNIIYTLLTHPEQLARLRARPELLPAAIEELLRFIPYRQGVGIPRQATEDVELDGVTIRAGETVHVSYLAANRDELVYDRPDELDLERQDAPAHLTFGHGTHHCLGARLARMELQVAIGTLLTRFPDLRLAVPAEEVRWNTGSIWRFPLALPVAW
- a CDS encoding type III polyketide synthase; its protein translation is MATLCRPAIAVPEHVITMEETLQLARTLHADHPQLPLALRLIGNTGVQTRHILQPIEHTLKHPGLTWRNNLYETEAKARVPEVIRRALEHAELTPREIDLIVYVSCTGFMMPSMTAWIINTMDFPVTTRQLPIAQLGCAAGGAAINRAHDFCTAYPGANALIVACEFCSLLYQPTDLGVGNLLSNGLFGDALAAAVVRGEGGEGVRLERNGSHLVPDTEDWISYAVRDTGFHFLLDKRVPGTMAMLAPAMRDMAEPHDWNVSELDFYIVHAGGPRILDDLCKYLDLAPEWFRYSRATLTERGNIASAVIFDALERLWADGGVPHDARGIIAGFGPGITAEISLGTWSSGAGGGEREGQAPGRPMPQPA
- a CDS encoding tellurite resistance TerB family protein, whose protein sequence is MALWDRLKDSATTMQGQLVAKKNELKSGAFRDASMAMCALVAAADGSIDASERQRVASLIATNEVLQNFPADDLQARFNDYCQKLTADFDFGKVSVMQTIGKVQKKPTEARAVVQIGIVIGGADGDFDKTEQAVVREACFALGINPAEFDL
- a CDS encoding rod shape-determining protein, whose protein sequence is MTSFSLEQLRRCTVAVDLGAARTRVYLRDTGLIVDEPSIAAVNTRTGSLIAVGTLAEGMAGRTPAHISVVRPVSGGTVVDVEMAQRMLRNLVSDKVRRAWRRKPMLRAAVCIPHDADPLARRAAVETLMGLGTRRVELVDTLIAAAVGCGQPVELPEATMIVVCGAASTQVAVLSLGAIVAAEKVLVGGDAMDYAVVEHLRSRHELMLPTQGLHPLHLALAADPMEESAEVRGRDVATGLSRTVMVSTADVREVMHTPLTAVLDAIGRVLRSCPPDLVADLVDRGVMLAGGSAVLPGLDRMIADATGMTVRIADQPDVCAVLGLGAMMEGKVQPLHLDPLASS